Proteins found in one Sporosarcina sp. FSL K6-3457 genomic segment:
- a CDS encoding SDR family NAD(P)-dependent oxidoreductase produces MNIDFSGKTVVVTGGTSGIGLAIAEKFLESNAKVAVCGRNQRKIDNLLEKWTEENCEGYAKAVDVTSRIQLSQFADQVEDRFGGIDIWINNAGVYPQYAVIDTPESVWDETININLKSVYLGSMIAQQKIVKRGGGVIINASSFAAVMPSAGSGVYAASKAGVQSLTKTLAAELAVENIRVNGYIPGVIQTNMTEKVIEAKNNALISQLAIKRIGTSEEVANAVLFLCSDQASYITGTFIEVSGGKFCVQNP; encoded by the coding sequence ATGAACATCGATTTTAGCGGTAAAACGGTCGTGGTTACTGGCGGTACAAGCGGAATAGGTTTAGCGATTGCAGAAAAATTTCTTGAAAGTAATGCAAAAGTGGCAGTTTGTGGTCGTAATCAACGAAAAATAGATAACTTATTGGAAAAGTGGACTGAAGAAAATTGTGAAGGATATGCGAAAGCTGTTGATGTAACGTCTCGAATACAGCTTTCACAGTTTGCGGATCAGGTCGAGGACCGATTTGGCGGAATTGATATTTGGATTAATAATGCGGGAGTTTATCCACAATATGCAGTTATCGACACGCCTGAAAGTGTGTGGGATGAGACTATAAACATCAATCTCAAATCCGTTTACTTGGGCTCAATGATCGCTCAGCAAAAAATTGTAAAACGTGGGGGAGGGGTCATTATCAATGCTTCCTCATTTGCGGCTGTTATGCCTTCGGCGGGAAGCGGTGTTTATGCGGCATCAAAGGCAGGTGTACAGAGTTTAACGAAGACTTTGGCTGCGGAACTGGCCGTGGAGAACATCCGGGTGAATGGCTATATCCCCGGTGTAATTCAAACGAACATGACGGAAAAAGTAATTGAAGCTAAGAACAACGCGCTAATCAGTCAATTGGCCATTAAACGTATCGGCACAAGTGAAGAAGTTGCGAATGCGGTATTATTTCTTTGCTCGGATCAAGCTTCTTATATTACTGGGACATTCATTGAAGTTTCAGGAGGAAAGTTTTGCGTTCAAAACCCTTAA